A DNA window from Oryzias latipes chromosome 5, ASM223467v1 contains the following coding sequences:
- the LOC101166045 gene encoding guanine nucleotide-binding protein-like 3-like protein, translated as MSKAKQKRAKRLGFLGNKTKDAQKGHGLGGTRTSAVQQTKDSRKPEEVRKQRLQNLQEKQKLSREREMMKRRNLQSFQEDILLRQREFEQKETEMRSLEKHVNFENENSRKAYYREFKKVVEASDVILEVLDARDPLGCRCPQVEQAVIQSGTNKKIVLVLNKIDLVSKEIVEKWIKYLRNEFPTVAFKASTQQQAKNLKRSNVSVTQATAELLSTSACIGADCLMRLLGNYCRNQDIKTAITVGVVGFPNVGKSSLINSLKRARACHVGATPGVTKCLQEVHLDKHIKLLDCPGIVMATSTSDAVMILRNCVKIEQLVDPLPPVEAILRRCNKVQIMEHYGVPDFQTAAEFLAMLARRQGKLRKGGLPDTDKAAKSVLMDWTGGRITYFTHPPETHTLPTHVSAEIVTEMGKAFNWDELEKGNQEVLAESSCPDVQMGFCMESIGMTQGDHEEPHFGLQIEGGSGAEPTAEDKTEFMEDDQDPEFGPMTVEFKSQKVNRLPVSEAAPRTPSLEDIFDIDPLQQGHAMLAANKKRKKKQKRADKIATKLSDTLTSAMDFSFSDP; from the exons ATGTCTAAAGCAA AACAAAAACGTGCCAAACGTCTAGGTTTCCTCGGAAATAAG ACGAAAGATGCACAGAAGGGCCATGGTCTAGGGGGGACAAGGACCTCAGCTGTTCAGCAAACAAAAGACTCCAGAAAGCCAGAGGAAGTCAGGAAACAAAGA CTTCAGAATCTGCAGGAAAAGCAGAAGCTGTCAAGAGAACGTGAGATGATGAAGAGAAGAAACTTACAGAGCTTTCAGGAGGACATCCTGCTGAGGCAAAGAGAGTTTGAACAGAAG GAGACGGAGATGAGGAGTTTGGAGAAGCATgtaaattttgaaaatgaaaattcaagaaAAGCATATTACAGAGAGTTTAAAAAG gttgtGGAAGCATCTGATGTGATTTTGGAGGTGCTGGATGCTCGTGACCCTCTGGGCTGCAGATGTCCTCAGGTGGAACAGGCAGTCATCCAGAGTGGAACCAACAAGAAGATAGTATTGGTGCTTAATAAAATAG ATTTGGTGTCAAAGGAAATTGTGGAGAAATGGATTAAGTATCTTCGGAATGAGTTTCCTACTGTGGCTTTTAAAGCGTCCACGCAGCAACAAGCAAAGAACCTG AAACGCAGTAATGTGTCGGTGACCCAGGCCACCGCAGAGCTTCTCAGCACCAGTGCCTGTATTGGAGCGGACTGCCTGATGAGGTTACTTGGTAATTATTGTCGCAACCAGGACATCAAGACAGCCATCACTGTTGGTGTTGTGG GTTTTCCAAATGTGGGAAAGAGCAGTTTAATCAACAGCCTGAAACGAGCACGAGCATGTCACGTCGGCGCCACCCCGGGTGTAACAAA gTGCCTTCAAGAGGTACATTTGGACAAACACATTAAACTTCTCGACTGCCCCGGTATCGTCATGGCAACCTCAACAAGTGACGCGGTGATGATTCTCCGCAACTGTGTGAAGATTGAACAGCTGGTAGATCCTCTGCCGCCTGTTGAGGCCATCCTACGGCGATGCAACAAAGTCCAG ATCATGGAGCATTACGGCGTTCCCGACTTTCAGACAGCTGCAGAGTTCTTGGCAATGCTCGCCAGGCGTCAAGGCAAATTAAGAAAAGGAGGTCTGCCAGACACAGACAAAGCAGCCAAGAGTGTGTTGATGGACTGGACAGG GGGACGCATCACTTATTTCACACACCCTCCAGAGACACACACTCTCCCCACTCATGTCAGTGCTGAGATTGTAACAGAGATGGGAAAAGCTTTCAACTGGGATGAGCTGGAAAAGGGAAATCAGGAGGTTCTTGCAG AGTCGTCTTGCCCTGATGTCCAAATGGGCTTTTGTATGGAGTCCATTGGAATGACACAAGGTGATCACGAGGAGCCACACTTTGGTCTACAGATTGAAGGAGGCTCCGGGGCAGAGCCAACAGCAGAAGATAAAACTGAGTTTATGGAAGATGATCAAGATCCAGAA TTTGGACCAATGACAGTGGAGTTCAAATCACAGAAGGTGAACCGTTTACCCGTGAGTGAAGCAGCTCCCCGGACTCCGAGTTTAGAGGACATTTTTGATATAGATCCTTTACAACAAGGCCACGCAATGCTGGCTGCCaacaagaagaggaaaaaaaagcaaaaaagagccG ACAAAATTGCCACAAAGCTCTCCGATACTCTGACATCTGCCATGGATTTCTCATTTTCAGATCCCTGA
- the tfe3 gene encoding transcription factor E3 has protein sequence MSSRVLLRQQLMREQAQEQERREAQQQASASQLRASESTPAISVSLHLNAARPPPAQVPVEVLKVQTHLENPTKYHLKEVQSQQLKQYLSTTLGNKAITRSLGVSPVPQSNSAPEVAHAASSAPNSPMALLNIGSNKEEIDDVIDDIISLESSFNDDIITFIDPGLQLPSTLPGNHLELYHSPGVAAPTLTVSNSCPADLPKIKREMTDSDTKAMLKERQKKDNHNLIERRRRFNINDRIKELGTLIPKSSDPEMRWNKGTILKASVDYIRKLQKEQQRAKDVEVRQKKLEQANHILMLRIQELEMQARLHGLSTPAGISADLNSDPSLQPQPVSQSGQALPPNTGVTAHQNLMGLAAIGASMPTSFLSPPSSDSPAGVTISSPLDLGSLTFAELDDTSATALYPDVGLGDILMDEGCALSPDRVDESLFSPLSPGASKTSSRRSSLDMDEDL, from the exons ATGTCGTCTCGTGTTTTGCTGCGGCAGCAGCTCATGAGGGAGCAAGCTCAGGAGCAGGAGAGGCGCGAGGCCCAGCAGCAGGCCTCGGCCTCCCAGCTCCGCGCCTCAGAATCCACTCCAGCCATCTCTGTGTCCCTGCATCTAAATGCTGCTCGTCCCCCACCAGCACAAGTGCCTGTGGAGGTGCTTAAA GTGCAAACCCACCTGGAGAACCCCACAAAGTACCACCTCAAGGAGGTACAGAGCCAGCAATTGAAGCAGTACCTCTCCACCACGTTGGGAAATAAGGCAATTACTCGGAGCCTTGGTGTGTCTCCTGTACCGCAGTCCAATTCTGCCCCTGAAGTTGCCCACGCAGCCAGCAGTGCCCCCAACAGTCCGATGGCACTGCTCAACATCGGATCCAACAAGGAGGAA ATTGACGATGTGATTGACGACATCATTAGCCTTGAATCCAGTTTTAATGACGACATCATTACATTTATTGACCCGGGCCTCCAGCTGCCCAGCACG cTCCCCGGAAATCATCTGGAACTCTACCACAGCCCCGGTGTGGCAGCACCCACTCTCACCGTCAGCAATTCCTGTCCTGCCGATCTTCCAAAGATTAAAAGGGAAATGACAG ATTCAGACACCAAAGCTATGTTGaaagaaagacagaagaaaGACAACCATAACCTCA TTGAGAGGAGGCGAAGATTCAACATCAATGACCGCATCAAAGAGCTGGGTACTTTGATACCAAAGTCAAGTGACCC AGAGATGCGCTGGAATAAAGGCACCATCCTGAAAGCCTCTGTGGACTACATCCGAAAGTTACAAAAGGAGCAGCAGAGAGCCAAGGATGTTGAAGTgcgacagaaaaagctggagcaGGCCAACCACATCCTGATGTTGCGGATCCAG GAGCTGGAGATGCAGGCCCGGCTCCATGGCCTCTCAACGCCCGCTGGCATTTCAGCAGATCTAAACTCTGACCCTTCCCTGCAGCCACAACCGGTTTCACAAAGCGGCCAGGCGCTGCCTCCAAACACAGGAGTCACAGCACATCAAAACCTCATGGGCCTCGCAGCCATTGGAGCCTCTATGCCAACCTCCTTCCTGTCCCCGCCCTCCTCCGACTCGCCTGCAGGAGTCACCATCAGCAGTCCTCTGGATCTCGGCAGCCTGACCTTTGCCGAGCTCGATGACACCTCAGCGACCGCGCTTTACCCCGACGTGGGTTTAGGAGACATTCTCATGGACGAGGGGTGCGCCCTGTCTCCTGACCGGGTGGACGAGTCACTGTTTTCCCCCTTGTCACCAGGTGCCTCTAAAACCAGCAGCCGCAGAAGCAGCCTTGACATGGACGAGGACTTATGA